Proteins from a single region of Verrucomicrobiia bacterium:
- a CDS encoding sulfatase: protein MRPLPTPAHPQPPAPRAGLIALALLLACASLPTATRAAAPLDTDRPPNVILIFCDDLGYADIGPFGADRIRTPHLDRLAREGIRFTDFYVAQAVCSASRAALLTGCYPNRIGISGALDHRSTIGLHPDETTLAELLRDRGYATAIFGKWHLGHHLPFLPTRHGFQEWLGIPYSNDMWPFHPEAPPGTYPPLPLFENDRILHPDVQPHDQDNHTTLYTQRALDFIARHRDRPFFLYLAHPMPHVPLHVHDRRRGRSRAGLYGDVVEELDWSLGQILRALRRHRLDRHTLVLFTSDNGPWLSYGDHAGSAKPLREGKGTAWEGGVRVPFLARWPGRIPPGAVCREPAMTIDLLPTLARLAGAPLPDRPIDGRDITPLLTGQPGARSPHRALWFYYHANELHAVRAGPWKLVFPHRYRTLADTPPATGGIPARYLQTTTPLALYRLDTDPGETTDLASTHPDVVARLQALAEEARADLGDSLTQRPPTRARPPGRWIPHSP from the coding sequence ATGCGCCCCCTGCCAACCCCCGCACACCCGCAGCCCCCCGCTCCCCGTGCCGGCCTGATCGCACTCGCTCTTCTCCTCGCATGCGCCTCCCTCCCAACCGCCACCCGCGCCGCCGCCCCCCTGGACACCGACCGCCCCCCCAATGTCATCCTGATCTTCTGCGACGACCTCGGCTACGCCGACATTGGCCCCTTCGGAGCCGACCGCATCCGCACCCCCCACCTCGACCGCCTCGCCCGTGAGGGCATCCGGTTCACCGACTTCTACGTCGCCCAGGCCGTCTGTTCCGCCTCCCGGGCCGCCCTCCTCACCGGCTGCTACCCCAATCGCATCGGCATCTCCGGCGCCCTCGATCATCGCTCCACCATCGGCCTCCACCCCGACGAAACCACTCTCGCCGAACTCCTCCGCGACCGCGGCTACGCCACCGCCATCTTCGGCAAATGGCACCTCGGCCATCACCTCCCCTTCCTCCCCACCCGGCACGGATTCCAGGAATGGCTCGGCATCCCCTACTCCAACGACATGTGGCCCTTTCACCCGGAAGCCCCTCCCGGCACCTACCCGCCACTCCCTCTCTTCGAAAATGACCGCATCCTGCATCCCGACGTGCAACCGCACGATCAGGATAACCACACCACCCTCTACACCCAGCGCGCCCTCGACTTCATCGCCCGCCATCGCGACCGCCCCTTCTTCCTCTACCTCGCCCACCCCATGCCCCATGTGCCCCTGCACGTCCATGACCGCCGTCGTGGCCGCTCCCGCGCCGGCCTCTATGGCGATGTCGTCGAGGAACTCGACTGGTCCCTCGGACAAATCCTCCGCGCCCTCCGCCGACACCGCCTCGACCGCCATACCCTCGTCCTCTTCACCTCCGACAACGGCCCCTGGCTCTCCTACGGAGACCATGCCGGTTCCGCCAAACCCCTCCGCGAAGGCAAAGGCACCGCCTGGGAAGGCGGCGTCCGCGTCCCCTTCCTCGCCCGCTGGCCCGGTCGCATCCCGCCCGGCGCCGTCTGTCGCGAACCCGCCATGACCATCGACCTCCTGCCCACCCTCGCCCGCCTCGCCGGAGCCCCACTCCCCGACCGGCCAATCGACGGACGCGACATCACCCCTCTCCTCACCGGCCAGCCCGGCGCCCGCAGTCCCCATCGCGCCCTCTGGTTCTACTACCACGCCAACGAACTTCACGCCGTCCGTGCCGGCCCCTGGAAACTCGTCTTCCCCCACCGCTACCGCACCCTCGCCGACACCCCACCCGCCACGGGCGGCATTCCCGCCCGCTATCTCCAGACCACCACCCCTCTCGCCCTCTACCGACTCGATACCGATCCCGGCGAAACCACCGATCTCGCCAGCACCCACCCCGATGTCGTCGCCCGCCTCCAGGCCCTCGCCGAAGAAGCCCGCGCTGACCTCGGTGACTCCCTCACCCAAAGGCCCCCAACCCGCGCCCGCCCCCCCGGTCGCTGGATCCCCCACTCCCCATGA
- a CDS encoding PAS domain S-box protein translates to MNRPSSPTPTPHSAEAARPSATPTPHSAEAARLAAMHEYPICHQVPGTGPSEACRIAALLCHRPIAAVEFILQDTVVIAASAGLHVGTLRREDALSPLALDATDLVVIPDTFRHPRCASLRLVRAGRGVRFYAAVPLATPEGAVLGVLSVWDHVPGHLTPVQSESLEGLGRMVMAQLNLGRRQRQLEALETQHAEVEAALREAESKFRGIFEHTVVGIYQTTADGRYLSANPMLARIYGYDSPEELIASVNDIQQDLYVDPAARDRFVQALRQQDTIANFEARIRRKDGSVIWIAENARVVRDPRGEVRFYEGTVQDITARKLAEEQLRTSEMLYHSLVEDLPQNVFRKDAAERFIFANSRFCQTIERPIDRLLGCTDFDLFPPELARKYQADDQRVMAEGRTLRETERNVTPDGTVHWVEVIKTPLRDPAGRVVGIQGIFWDVTERKRLQDALAYEHDLLQALLDHSPDIIYFKDPKSRFSKVGRALARRFGISDPDDLIGKTAFDLLQPELARIVHAEEQEILRRGEPIVNQVDELVDHRGRRSWASVTKVPIYNRAGEILGLVGVARDITKLIETEQALREAEEKYRAIFENSVEGIYQTSPEGRFLQVNPSLARIYGYASPDEVIQHLTDVRTQVYVQPSRREEFVRAVLDAGSITGFESEIYRRDGTRIWISESARLVRDREGRLAFFEGTVEDISVRKQIEAEQEKARQAALESARLKSEFVATVSHEIRTPLNAILPNTDRLLDSGLDRQQLSLVENIRHGAHMLLQIVNDILDRSKLEAGAVTLESIDFDVHEVIERTLNFFASHAHAKRLELVGHIHPDVPHRLRGDPGRLAQILNNLLGNAIKFTPSGEVALEASACPRNHDSIDLQFQVRDTGIGIAPDAHDRVFQAFAQGDGSMTRRYGGTGLGLAITRGFVELMGGSIDFTSQLGQGTTFRVQVRLQLPPHPVPTCLPPPLLDGLRVLVLDDNASQRRVIADSLRQLHPAQITQSESIAAAVHALRQAARTRLPFDLVLFDADLPGSSTLQTARRLRVATGSRTRLVALLPPGTVSRARGFRAAGLAGTLNKPLRQSRLPLDLQAIFTGLSEPAPQPPARPVAEPRPGAGLKVLIVEDQDLNQRVASDLLQRLGARVVTAATGPDAIRAFSEQPFDLILMDCQMPEMDGYEATRRIRNLERQRPSPHRIPIVALSANALHGDRERGLQAGMDDYLTKPLLVPELIRILQNVARRQAPSRHSPTPSATPPPLTEPDLPVLDPEPLRSLASPDDPRAADDFIRQFLLDAPAILDRLESALAEASHSRLRTEAHRLKGSSGYMGAQRLVEACARLEADSRDALPDDATQSVARIRSEFDAARLALENVLAHPPATP, encoded by the coding sequence ATGAACCGCCCCAGCTCCCCCACCCCCACACCGCATTCCGCCGAGGCGGCCCGCCCGTCGGCTACCCCCACACCGCATTCCGCCGAGGCGGCCCGCCTGGCCGCCATGCACGAATACCCCATCTGCCACCAGGTCCCGGGCACCGGCCCCTCCGAGGCCTGCCGCATCGCCGCCCTCCTCTGTCACCGGCCCATCGCCGCCGTCGAGTTCATCCTCCAGGATACCGTCGTCATCGCCGCCTCCGCCGGCCTCCATGTCGGTACCCTCCGCCGCGAAGACGCCCTCAGCCCCCTCGCCCTCGATGCCACGGACCTCGTCGTCATCCCGGACACCTTCCGCCATCCCCGCTGCGCCTCCCTCCGGCTCGTCCGCGCCGGCCGCGGCGTCCGCTTCTATGCCGCCGTCCCCCTCGCCACACCCGAGGGCGCCGTCCTCGGCGTGCTCTCCGTCTGGGACCACGTCCCCGGACACCTCACCCCCGTCCAGTCCGAATCCCTCGAAGGCCTCGGCCGCATGGTCATGGCCCAACTCAACCTCGGCCGCCGCCAACGCCAGCTCGAAGCCCTCGAAACCCAGCACGCCGAAGTCGAAGCCGCTCTCCGCGAGGCCGAATCCAAGTTCCGCGGCATCTTCGAACACACCGTGGTCGGCATCTACCAGACCACCGCCGACGGCCGCTACCTCTCGGCCAACCCCATGCTCGCCCGCATCTACGGCTACGACTCCCCCGAGGAACTCATCGCTTCCGTCAACGACATCCAGCAGGACCTCTACGTCGATCCCGCCGCCCGCGACCGCTTCGTCCAGGCCCTCCGCCAGCAGGACACCATCGCCAACTTCGAGGCCCGCATCCGCCGCAAGGACGGCTCCGTCATCTGGATCGCCGAAAATGCCCGCGTCGTCCGCGATCCCCGCGGCGAAGTCCGCTTCTACGAGGGCACGGTCCAGGATATCACCGCCCGCAAGCTCGCCGAGGAACAGCTCCGCACCTCGGAAATGCTCTACCATTCCCTCGTCGAGGACCTTCCCCAGAATGTCTTTCGCAAGGATGCCGCCGAACGGTTCATCTTCGCCAACAGCCGGTTCTGCCAGACCATCGAACGCCCCATCGACCGCCTCCTCGGCTGCACCGACTTCGATCTCTTCCCCCCCGAACTCGCCCGCAAGTACCAGGCCGATGACCAGCGCGTCATGGCCGAAGGCCGCACCCTCCGCGAAACCGAGCGCAACGTCACCCCCGACGGCACCGTCCACTGGGTCGAGGTCATCAAAACCCCCCTCCGCGACCCCGCCGGCCGCGTCGTCGGCATCCAGGGCATCTTCTGGGATGTCACCGAACGCAAACGCCTCCAGGACGCCCTCGCCTACGAACACGACCTCCTCCAGGCCCTCCTCGATCACAGCCCCGACATCATCTACTTCAAGGACCCCAAGTCCCGCTTCTCCAAGGTCGGCCGCGCCCTCGCCCGCCGCTTCGGCATCTCCGACCCCGACGACCTCATCGGCAAAACCGCGTTCGACCTCCTCCAGCCCGAACTCGCCCGCATCGTCCATGCCGAGGAACAGGAAATCCTCCGCCGCGGCGAACCCATCGTCAATCAGGTGGATGAACTCGTTGACCACCGCGGCCGGCGCTCCTGGGCTTCTGTCACCAAGGTCCCCATCTACAACCGGGCCGGCGAAATCCTCGGCCTCGTCGGCGTCGCCCGCGACATCACCAAACTCATCGAAACCGAACAGGCCCTCCGCGAAGCCGAGGAAAAATACCGGGCCATCTTCGAAAACTCCGTCGAGGGCATCTACCAGACCTCCCCCGAGGGCCGCTTCCTCCAGGTCAACCCCTCCCTCGCCCGCATCTACGGCTACGCCTCCCCCGACGAGGTCATCCAGCACCTCACCGACGTCCGCACCCAGGTCTATGTCCAGCCCAGCCGCCGCGAGGAGTTCGTCCGCGCCGTCCTCGATGCCGGCAGCATCACCGGCTTCGAATCCGAAATCTACCGCCGCGACGGCACCCGCATCTGGATCTCCGAAAGCGCCCGCCTCGTCCGCGATCGCGAAGGACGCCTCGCCTTCTTCGAGGGTACCGTCGAGGACATCAGCGTCCGCAAGCAGATCGAGGCCGAACAGGAAAAGGCCCGCCAGGCCGCCCTGGAATCCGCCCGCCTCAAATCCGAGTTCGTCGCCACCGTCAGCCACGAAATCCGCACCCCCCTCAACGCCATCCTCCCCAATACCGACCGCCTCCTCGATTCCGGCCTCGACCGCCAGCAACTCTCCCTCGTCGAGAACATCCGCCACGGAGCCCACATGCTCCTCCAGATCGTCAACGACATCCTCGACCGCTCCAAACTCGAAGCCGGCGCCGTCACCCTCGAATCCATCGACTTCGATGTCCATGAGGTCATCGAACGCACCCTCAACTTCTTCGCCAGTCATGCCCACGCCAAACGCCTCGAACTCGTGGGCCACATCCACCCCGACGTCCCCCACCGCCTCCGCGGCGATCCCGGACGCCTCGCCCAAATCCTCAACAACCTCCTCGGTAACGCCATCAAGTTCACCCCCTCCGGGGAAGTCGCCCTCGAAGCCTCCGCCTGCCCCCGCAATCACGACTCCATCGACCTCCAATTCCAGGTCCGCGACACCGGCATCGGCATCGCCCCCGATGCCCATGATCGCGTCTTCCAGGCCTTCGCCCAGGGCGACGGCTCCATGACCCGCCGCTACGGCGGCACCGGCCTCGGCCTCGCCATCACCCGCGGCTTCGTCGAACTCATGGGCGGTTCCATCGACTTCACCAGCCAGCTCGGCCAGGGCACCACCTTCCGCGTCCAGGTCCGCCTCCAGCTTCCTCCCCACCCCGTCCCCACCTGCCTCCCCCCTCCCCTCCTCGACGGCTTGCGCGTCCTCGTCCTCGACGACAACGCCTCCCAACGCCGCGTCATCGCCGACTCCCTCCGTCAGCTCCACCCCGCCCAGATCACCCAGTCCGAATCCATCGCCGCTGCCGTCCACGCCCTCCGCCAGGCCGCCCGCACCCGGCTGCCCTTCGATCTCGTCCTCTTCGACGCCGACCTCCCCGGCAGTTCCACCCTCCAGACCGCCCGCCGCCTCCGCGTCGCCACCGGCTCCCGTACCCGCCTCGTCGCCCTCCTCCCCCCGGGCACCGTCTCCCGCGCCCGCGGCTTCCGCGCCGCCGGCCTCGCCGGCACCCTCAACAAACCCCTCCGCCAATCCCGCCTCCCCCTCGATCTCCAGGCCATCTTCACCGGCCTTTCCGAACCCGCCCCCCAGCCCCCCGCCCGGCCGGTTGCCGAACCCCGCCCCGGTGCCGGCCTCAAGGTCCTTATCGTCGAGGATCAGGACCTCAACCAACGCGTCGCCAGCGACCTCCTCCAACGCCTCGGCGCCCGCGTCGTCACCGCCGCCACCGGCCCCGATGCCATCCGCGCCTTCTCCGAACAACCCTTCGATCTCATCCTCATGGACTGCCAGATGCCCGAAATGGACGGCTATGAGGCCACCCGGCGCATTCGCAATCTCGAACGTCAGCGGCCTTCCCCACATCGCATCCCCATCGTCGCCCTCTCCGCCAATGCCCTCCACGGCGACCGTGAACGCGGCCTCCAGGCCGGCATGGACGATTATCTCACCAAACCCCTCCTCGTCCCCGAACTCATCCGCATCCTCCAGAATGTCGCCCGTCGCCAAGCCCCCTCCCGCCATTCACCCACCCCCTCCGCCACCCCCCCACCCCTGACCGAACCCGACCTCCCCGTCCTCGACCCGGAACCCCTCCGCTCCCTCGCCTCCCCCGACGACCCCCGCGCCGCCGACGACTTCATCCGCCAGTTCCTCCTCGATGCCCCCGCCATCCTGGACCGCCTCGAATCCGCCCTCGCCGAGGCCTCCCATTCCCGCCTTCGCACCGAAGCCCACCGCCTCAAGGGCAGCTCCGGCTATATGGGAGCCCAACGCCTCGTCGAGGCTTGCGCCCGTCTGGAAGCCGACTCCCGCGATGCCCTCCCCGACGATGCCACCCAATCCGTCGCCCGCATCCGGTCCGAATTCGACGCCGCCCGCCTCGCGCTCGAAAACGTCCTCGCCCATCCTCCCGCCACCCCGTGA
- a CDS encoding Gfo/Idh/MocA family oxidoreductase — MNEVRLGIIGVGNIGRHHAQYLLDGKVRRARLTALCSVVPRELEPFRDRGPALFTDADELLRSGQTDAVIIATPHYQHVTIGIAALEKGLHIMVEKPIAAHKADGERLIAAARTRPKQVFAAMFQLRIEPRYQKIRQLLQNGELGRLMRLTWINTDWFRTDAYYASSDWRATWKGEGGGVLINQCLHNLDTLQWLVGMPSQVRGFCQLGRHRNIEVEDTVTAQLLWPDGATGTFISTTAEAPGTNRLEIAGSRGRLVLENDRLVFDRNEVDAVEFNRTTTSGFAKPDTWRIEIPFGNATLPHAQLMQGFVDAILDGTPPLVAGEEGLHSIELANAMLFSSLLEKTLDLPLEGAAYEARLNQLIAESRFQKKTVATGTDDFEKSFRR; from the coding sequence ATGAACGAAGTCCGCCTCGGAATCATCGGCGTCGGCAACATCGGCCGGCACCACGCCCAATACCTCCTCGACGGCAAGGTCCGTCGCGCCCGCCTCACCGCCCTCTGCTCGGTGGTCCCCCGCGAACTCGAACCCTTCCGCGACCGCGGTCCCGCCCTCTTCACCGACGCCGACGAACTCCTCCGCTCCGGTCAGACCGATGCCGTCATCATCGCCACCCCCCATTACCAGCATGTGACCATCGGCATCGCCGCCCTCGAAAAGGGCCTGCACATCATGGTCGAGAAGCCCATCGCGGCCCATAAGGCCGACGGCGAACGCCTCATCGCCGCCGCCCGGACCCGGCCCAAACAGGTCTTCGCCGCCATGTTCCAGCTCCGCATCGAACCCCGCTACCAGAAGATTCGGCAGCTTCTCCAGAACGGGGAACTCGGCCGGCTCATGCGACTCACCTGGATCAACACCGACTGGTTCCGCACCGACGCCTACTACGCGAGCAGCGACTGGCGCGCCACCTGGAAGGGCGAGGGCGGCGGTGTCCTGATCAACCAGTGCCTCCACAACCTGGACACCCTGCAATGGCTCGTCGGCATGCCCTCGCAGGTCCGCGGGTTCTGCCAGCTCGGCCGCCACCGCAACATCGAGGTCGAAGATACCGTCACCGCCCAGCTCCTCTGGCCCGACGGCGCCACCGGCACCTTCATCTCCACCACGGCCGAGGCCCCCGGGACGAATCGCCTCGAGATCGCCGGCTCACGCGGCCGTCTGGTCCTCGAAAACGACCGCCTCGTCTTCGATCGCAACGAGGTCGATGCCGTCGAGTTCAACCGCACCACCACCAGCGGCTTCGCCAAGCCCGATACCTGGCGGATCGAGATTCCCTTCGGCAACGCCACCCTTCCCCACGCCCAGCTCATGCAGGGTTTCGTCGATGCCATCCTCGATGGCACCCCGCCGCTCGTCGCCGGCGAGGAGGGCCTCCATTCCATCGAACTCGCCAACGCCATGCTCTTCTCCTCCCTCCTCGAGAAGACCCTCGACCTGCCCCTCGAGGGTGCCGCCTACGAGGCCCGCCTCAACCAGCTCATTGCCGAGTCGCGCTTCCAGAAGAAAACCGTCGCCACCGGTACCGACGACTTCGAGAAATCCTTCCGCCGCTGA
- a CDS encoding LysR family transcriptional regulator yields the protein MLNLHHLELFYYVARHRGIAGAVRHMPYGIQQPAVSGQILTLEDHLGVTLFRRRPFELTAAGRDLFAVLEPFFSGLDDLERRLQREASARLRLGASQTVLKDHLPAIARALREQFPNLQLVLRTGYQHHLESLLEAGEIDLAVTVIDRSIATGLRSEILIELELALLVPPRHPARNADRILAADRLSEPLVGMPAEEAGPRVFHRELERRGLAWPVTLEVGTLELVATYVAAGFGVGLGIRIPGVPPPPGVRVLPLDDFPRIPVGLLWIGKLSRVTRTLADRLRAAARSLIDPPSPPSSPVATR from the coding sequence ATGCTCAACCTCCATCATCTCGAACTCTTCTACTACGTCGCCCGCCACCGCGGCATCGCCGGCGCGGTCCGCCACATGCCCTACGGCATCCAGCAACCCGCCGTCAGCGGCCAGATCCTGACCCTCGAAGATCACCTCGGCGTCACCCTCTTCCGGCGGCGCCCCTTCGAACTCACCGCCGCCGGACGCGACCTCTTCGCCGTCCTCGAACCGTTCTTCTCCGGCCTCGACGACCTCGAACGCCGGCTCCAGCGCGAGGCCTCCGCCCGGCTCCGGCTGGGCGCCTCCCAGACCGTCCTCAAGGATCACCTGCCCGCCATCGCCCGCGCCCTGCGGGAACAGTTCCCCAATCTCCAGCTCGTCCTCCGTACCGGATACCAGCACCACCTCGAATCCCTCCTCGAAGCCGGCGAAATCGACCTCGCCGTGACCGTCATCGACCGCTCCATCGCCACCGGACTGCGCTCGGAAATCCTCATCGAACTCGAACTCGCCCTGCTCGTCCCCCCACGCCATCCCGCCCGAAACGCCGATCGCATCCTGGCCGCCGACCGCCTTTCCGAACCCCTCGTCGGCATGCCCGCCGAAGAGGCCGGACCCCGCGTCTTCCATCGCGAACTCGAACGCCGCGGCCTCGCCTGGCCCGTCACCCTCGAAGTCGGCACCCTCGAACTCGTGGCCACCTACGTCGCCGCCGGATTCGGCGTCGGCCTCGGCATCCGCATCCCCGGCGTCCCCCCGCCCCCCGGCGTCCGCGTCCTGCCCCTCGACGACTTCCCGCGCATCCCGGTCGGGCTCCTCTGGATCGGCAAACTCTCCCGCGTCACCCGAACCCTCGCCGACCGGCTCCGCGCCGCCGCCCGTTCCCTCATCGACCCGCCTTCGCCCCCATCCTCTCCCGTCGCCACGCGCTGA
- a CDS encoding sulfatase: MPHFPPLLQSLPLAALLLAVVPAPSPAHSDTPRPPNILIAIADDWGAHAGAYGTRWIRTPAFDRVAREGLLFRHAYTPTAKCAPSRASLLTGRNPWQLKAAANHVPFFPPEFKTWPEALAEHGWFVGHTQKGWGPGVATNSLGQPRRLTGFAFNARRAPPPATGIAPADYAANFEDFLEAAPDDRPWCFWYGALEPHRGFQFGSGMAQGGKRLEDIDRVPGYWPDLPTVRHDLLDYAFEVEHFDRHLGRMLDLLAARGLLDTTLVLVTSDHGPPFPRLKGNTYEDANRVPLALRWPDGIPHPGRVLDDTVSFIDLAPTLLEVAGIPWDRSGLAPSPGRSLVGLFRSPRSGQVDPRRDHVLLGRERNDVGRPRDEGYPVRAILHDRMLYLRNFQPGRWPAGNPETGYLDCDGSPTKTLILESRRADPDDPHWALCFGHRPAEELYNLRDDPDCLHNLAGLPAHAATKAALEARLVEALRAQEDPRILGDGDIFDRYPYAQPAQAHFHERLLRGEDVRAPWVHPTDFEPLPAP; this comes from the coding sequence ATGCCCCACTTCCCTCCCCTCCTCCAATCCCTCCCGCTCGCGGCGCTCCTTCTTGCCGTCGTCCCGGCCCCTTCGCCCGCCCATTCAGACACACCTCGCCCGCCAAACATCCTCATCGCCATTGCCGACGACTGGGGCGCCCATGCCGGCGCCTACGGCACCCGCTGGATCCGCACGCCCGCCTTCGACCGCGTCGCACGCGAGGGACTTCTCTTCCGCCACGCCTACACTCCCACCGCCAAGTGCGCCCCCTCCCGCGCCAGCCTCCTCACCGGACGCAACCCCTGGCAGCTCAAGGCCGCCGCCAATCACGTCCCCTTCTTCCCGCCCGAGTTCAAGACCTGGCCCGAAGCCCTCGCCGAACACGGCTGGTTCGTCGGTCACACCCAGAAGGGCTGGGGCCCCGGCGTGGCCACCAATTCGCTCGGCCAACCCCGCCGCCTCACCGGATTCGCCTTCAACGCCCGACGCGCCCCACCCCCCGCCACCGGCATCGCCCCCGCCGACTACGCCGCCAATTTCGAGGACTTCCTCGAAGCCGCTCCCGACGACCGCCCCTGGTGCTTCTGGTATGGCGCCCTCGAACCCCATCGCGGCTTCCAGTTCGGCTCCGGCATGGCCCAGGGCGGCAAACGCCTCGAAGACATCGACCGCGTCCCCGGTTACTGGCCCGATCTGCCCACCGTCCGCCACGACCTCCTCGACTACGCCTTCGAAGTCGAACACTTCGACCGCCACCTCGGACGCATGCTCGACCTCCTCGCCGCCCGTGGTCTCCTCGATACCACCCTCGTCCTCGTCACCTCCGACCACGGCCCGCCCTTCCCCCGCCTCAAGGGCAACACCTACGAGGACGCCAACCGCGTTCCCCTCGCCCTCCGCTGGCCCGACGGCATCCCCCACCCGGGGCGCGTCCTCGACGACACCGTCAGCTTCATCGACCTCGCCCCCACGCTTCTCGAGGTCGCCGGCATACCCTGGGACCGCTCCGGCCTCGCCCCGTCCCCGGGACGCAGTCTCGTCGGTCTCTTCCGCTCCCCACGCTCCGGTCAGGTCGATCCCCGGCGCGATCACGTGCTCCTCGGTCGCGAACGCAACGATGTCGGGCGGCCCCGCGATGAAGGCTACCCCGTGCGCGCCATCCTCCACGACCGCATGCTCTACCTCCGCAACTTCCAACCCGGCCGCTGGCCCGCCGGCAATCCCGAGACCGGCTACCTCGACTGCGATGGCAGTCCGACCAAGACCCTCATCCTCGAATCCCGCCGCGCGGATCCCGACGATCCCCATTGGGCCCTCTGCTTCGGACACCGCCCCGCCGAGGAACTCTACAACCTCCGCGACGATCCCGACTGCCTCCACAATCTCGCCGGCCTTCCCGCCCACGCCGCCACCAAGGCCGCCCTCGAAGCCCGCCTTGTCGAAGCCCTGCGCGCGCAGGAAGACCCGCGCATCCTCGGCGACGGCGACATCTTCGACCGCTACCCCTACGCCCAACCCGCCCAGGCCCACTTTCACGAACGCCTCCTCCGCGGCGAAGACGTCCGCGCCCCATGGGTCCACCCCACCGACTTCGAACCTCTCCCGGCCCCATAA
- a CDS encoding PIN domain-containing protein has protein sequence MRVYADSSFLLRLVTGESGAEQGVAEYRRLGRPPLPYLLLHTLEVENSIRQRAFHERRVLPSGQRARIHRERDAALSRLGGFLKRGAFQAVALDMDSALDRARRLSTSHTDRLGARAIDLLHVACALLLETGVFLTFDQRQSDLAKAEGMQVFSQQTAA, from the coding sequence ATGAGAGTTTACGCGGACAGCAGCTTTCTGCTCCGACTGGTCACCGGAGAGTCCGGGGCTGAGCAAGGGGTTGCGGAGTATCGCCGGCTGGGCCGTCCCCCGCTTCCATACCTGCTGTTGCACACGCTGGAAGTGGAGAACAGCATCCGGCAGCGCGCCTTTCACGAGCGACGCGTGCTCCCATCCGGCCAGCGGGCGCGCATCCATCGCGAGCGTGACGCGGCCTTGTCGCGTCTGGGCGGCTTCCTGAAACGGGGTGCTTTCCAGGCGGTGGCGCTGGACATGGACTCCGCGCTGGACCGCGCACGACGGCTTTCGACCTCACACACCGATCGACTTGGTGCCCGGGCGATCGACCTGCTTCATGTGGCCTGCGCGTTGTTGTTGGAAACCGGGGTTTTCCTGACCTTCGACCAACGCCAGTCCGACCTGGCGAAGGCCGAAGGAATGCAGGTGTTCAGCCAGCAGACCGCGGCTTGA